A window from Hymenobacter volaticus encodes these proteins:
- a CDS encoding cytochrome c biogenesis protein — MKNWWKGLAAVLLLYTAAAGFLMPVPRLAILNETIRNLYFHVPMWFGMTFILIASVYYSIRYLRTPTPQLDILSHEAAKTGILMGCVGLATGSIWAKYTWGTWWTNDPKLNGAAIAMLIYGAYLVLRSSFTDEQQRARISAIYNIFAFATAMPLFYILPRLTDSLHPGAGGNPAFAKYDLDDNMRLVFYPAVIGWTLLAFWLAQVASRIAALKLKVYEKQLA, encoded by the coding sequence ATGAAAAACTGGTGGAAAGGTCTGGCGGCAGTGTTGCTGCTCTACACAGCGGCAGCAGGATTTCTGATGCCAGTGCCACGGCTGGCTATCCTCAACGAGACCATTCGCAACTTGTACTTCCACGTCCCGATGTGGTTCGGTATGACGTTTATACTGATAGCGTCGGTGTATTATTCAATCCGCTATTTGCGCACGCCCACCCCACAGCTAGATATTCTCTCGCATGAAGCGGCCAAAACGGGTATTCTGATGGGCTGCGTGGGATTGGCTACAGGTAGTATCTGGGCCAAGTATACTTGGGGTACTTGGTGGACCAATGACCCCAAACTCAACGGCGCGGCCATTGCCATGCTCATCTATGGCGCGTATCTGGTGCTCCGCTCGTCTTTCACCGATGAGCAACAGCGGGCCCGGATTTCAGCCATCTACAACATCTTCGCTTTTGCTACGGCTATGCCGTTGTTCTATATCTTGCCCCGCCTCACTGACTCGTTGCACCCGGGCGCGGGCGGCAACCCTGCTTTTGCCAAATACGACCTCGACGATAACATGCGCCTGGTATTCTACCCGGCTGTTATCGGCTGGACACTGTTGGCTTTCTGGCTGGCACAAGTAGCTAGCCGCATTGCTGCACTTAAACTTAAAGTATATGAAAAACAGCTTGCTTAA
- the ccsA gene encoding cytochrome c biogenesis protein CcsA produces MLNTFIGDAGHLSVIVAFVAATVAAYSYYMAARNQPLGQSDASWLRIGRGAFLVHGAAVIAVIVCLFGIIHGHRYEYYYAWSHSSNHLPIYYMISCFWEGQEGSFLLWIFWHVVLGFIIMRFNKLWEAPVMAVFAGVQLFLTSMILGVVVGGLKIGSSPFILLRDFLTDLPVFKVNPDFVPKDGTGLNALLQNYWMVIHPPTLFLGFALTLVPFAFAVAALWKGEFTKWVKPALRWSLVGGLVLGVGVMMGAYWAYETLNFGGYWNWDPVENAVYIPWLVLVAAIHGLVLWNQRRTALRTSFVLVVATFLLILYATFLTRSGVLGNASVHSFTDLGLSGQLMIYLGAFVVLAIALLAMRWKQIPVSEKELTTYNPELWVFVGATVLCLGAFQVLVTTSIPVYNAFLGFIGIKSNLALPADQIAHYTKIQLWMGVGVALLSGLAQVMWWQRNDKTTIVNSLTNPGALALLGSALVILLLRYNKMSISPTYIILLTAALFGVLANLGVVLKMLLRGVQLSGGGVAHLGIALMLLGILGSAGYSNIISQNMSGMVYSKEFGEEMNRDNVLLWRNDTTPMGEYDVSYTGQYFDVPGVPEYVNKDLLFRLEDEYKALARGDIKFGGKQYYKTGDSVDILPENTYYRVEYKNRKTGEVFTLYPRAQDNEEMGGLLASPDIKRFASHDIYSHVSAVAPMKEKEWSELKEYKLSVGDTIFLNDYFAVFRAIEPAQQTAGLGLSKDDLAIQADMVVYGEKQRQYHAHPVFIVRNRLIGRVPDEIEDLGLRLSLNEVDPTAGKFTLGVSTTQKDYIILKAIEKPFINLLWSGTLLMAAGFGLALRKKKTKREPVEEITPQPAVRATKKARPAQRVA; encoded by the coding sequence ATGCTTAACACCTTCATTGGCGACGCCGGACACTTAAGTGTTATCGTGGCTTTCGTGGCGGCCACGGTGGCAGCGTATTCCTACTATATGGCGGCGCGCAACCAGCCGCTCGGGCAGTCGGACGCCAGTTGGCTCCGGATTGGCCGGGGTGCCTTCTTGGTGCATGGCGCGGCGGTAATAGCGGTTATCGTGTGCTTGTTTGGCATCATCCACGGGCACCGCTACGAGTACTACTACGCCTGGAGCCACTCCAGCAACCACCTGCCGATCTACTATATGATTTCCTGTTTCTGGGAAGGGCAGGAGGGCAGCTTCTTGCTTTGGATATTCTGGCACGTGGTGCTTGGGTTCATTATCATGCGCTTCAACAAGTTGTGGGAAGCACCGGTAATGGCCGTGTTTGCGGGCGTGCAGCTGTTCCTAACGTCCATGATTTTGGGCGTGGTAGTGGGCGGCCTCAAGATTGGTTCTTCGCCTTTTATCCTGCTCCGCGACTTCCTAACTGACCTGCCGGTATTCAAGGTGAATCCCGACTTTGTGCCGAAAGATGGTACGGGCCTCAACGCGCTGCTCCAGAACTACTGGATGGTGATTCACCCGCCCACGTTGTTCCTCGGTTTTGCGCTTACGCTGGTGCCATTTGCTTTTGCCGTAGCGGCGCTTTGGAAAGGCGAGTTCACAAAATGGGTGAAGCCTGCTTTGCGCTGGTCGTTGGTTGGTGGCTTGGTATTGGGTGTGGGCGTGATGATGGGTGCCTATTGGGCCTACGAAACGCTCAACTTCGGTGGCTACTGGAACTGGGACCCGGTTGAAAATGCCGTGTACATTCCTTGGCTAGTGCTCGTGGCCGCTATTCACGGGTTGGTGCTCTGGAATCAGCGGCGCACGGCGCTGCGCACTTCCTTCGTGCTGGTGGTAGCTACTTTCCTCCTAATTCTCTACGCTACCTTCCTTACCCGCAGTGGCGTGCTGGGCAATGCCTCAGTGCACTCCTTCACTGACTTGGGTTTGTCGGGGCAGCTCATGATATATCTGGGCGCTTTCGTGGTGCTGGCTATTGCGTTGCTGGCAATGCGCTGGAAGCAGATTCCGGTTTCCGAGAAAGAGTTGACCACCTATAACCCGGAGCTTTGGGTGTTTGTGGGAGCTACCGTGCTGTGCCTCGGTGCTTTCCAAGTGTTGGTTACTACGAGCATTCCGGTGTACAATGCTTTCCTAGGCTTCATTGGCATCAAGTCCAACTTAGCCTTGCCCGCCGACCAGATTGCGCACTACACCAAGATTCAGTTGTGGATGGGCGTAGGTGTTGCCTTGCTTTCGGGTTTGGCGCAGGTGATGTGGTGGCAGCGCAACGACAAAACCACTATCGTCAATTCGCTCACCAACCCGGGCGCACTGGCGCTGCTTGGTTCGGCGTTGGTTATCCTGCTGCTGCGCTACAACAAGATGAGCATTTCGCCCACCTACATCATCCTTTTGACGGCGGCGCTGTTTGGTGTGCTGGCAAACTTGGGTGTGGTACTGAAGATGCTGCTCCGCGGCGTGCAGCTTTCGGGTGGTGGCGTAGCGCACTTGGGCATTGCTCTGATGCTGCTGGGTATCCTTGGTTCGGCCGGCTATTCCAACATCATCTCGCAGAACATGTCGGGCATGGTGTACTCCAAGGAGTTTGGCGAGGAAATGAACCGTGACAACGTGCTGCTGTGGCGCAACGATACGACTCCCATGGGCGAGTACGATGTGAGCTACACCGGCCAGTATTTTGATGTGCCCGGCGTGCCCGAGTACGTCAACAAAGATTTGCTCTTCCGTCTCGAAGACGAGTACAAAGCCCTTGCCCGCGGCGACATTAAGTTTGGCGGTAAGCAGTATTACAAGACCGGTGACTCGGTAGACATTCTGCCAGAAAACACCTACTACCGCGTCGAGTACAAGAACCGGAAGACTGGCGAAGTATTCACGCTCTATCCCCGCGCCCAAGACAACGAGGAAATGGGTGGCTTGCTAGCTTCCCCCGACATTAAGCGTTTTGCCTCCCACGACATCTACTCGCACGTTAGTGCCGTGGCGCCCATGAAGGAGAAGGAATGGAGCGAGCTGAAAGAATACAAGCTATCGGTTGGCGACACCATTTTCCTGAACGACTACTTTGCTGTGTTCCGCGCCATTGAGCCGGCTCAGCAAACCGCCGGCCTCGGCCTCAGCAAAGACGACTTAGCTATTCAGGCCGACATGGTTGTGTATGGCGAGAAGCAGCGACAGTACCACGCCCACCCTGTTTTCATCGTGCGGAACCGCCTGATTGGCCGTGTACCCGATGAAATCGAGGATTTGGGTTTGCGCTTGAGTTTGAACGAGGTAGATCCTACAGCTGGCAAGTTCACTCTTGGCGTGAGCACTACTCAGAAGGACTACATCATTCTGAAGGCGATAGAGAAGCCGTTCATCAACCTGCTCTGGAGTGGCACGTTGCTGATGGCCGCTGGCTTTGGTCTGGCATTGCGCAAAAAGAAAACCAAGCGTGAGCCCGTCGAGGAAATCACACCTCAGCCCGCAGTTCGAGCAACCAAAAAGGCTCGTCCCGCTCAGCGAGTGGCATAA
- a CDS encoding CcmD family protein, with protein MKNSLLNGALGIISSPRRLALLLLTWLLPVLQVAAQTASDTPEMADALRGSGKIYVVVAVVTVVLAGLLALLVSLDRKVSRLERELKE; from the coding sequence ATGAAAAACAGCTTGCTTAACGGGGCGCTTGGAATTATAAGCAGCCCCCGACGGTTGGCCTTGCTGCTCTTGACCTGGCTGCTGCCGGTACTACAAGTTGCTGCTCAAACTGCCTCCGATACGCCCGAAATGGCAGATGCGCTGCGCGGTAGCGGCAAAATCTACGTGGTAGTGGCCGTCGTGACGGTGGTGCTAGCTGGTTTGCTGGCATTGCTGGTTTCGCTCGACCGAAAAGTGAGCCGGCTAGAGCGAGAATTAAAGGAATAA
- a CDS encoding heme exporter protein CcmB, whose protein sequence is MLKDFRLEWRQRAALNGMLLYVGSTVFVCFLSFSLKGGTPPAPAWNALFWIILLFSAVNAVAKGFLQESRGRMLYYYTLVPPQAVILAKIAYNALLLLGLALVGLALYVLVLGNPVQDTTLFVGNVALGALGFASTLTLVSGIAAKAANSNTLMVVLGFPLMIPMLLLLIKVSKNALDGLEFEASQSALLTLVALNLIVVAVSYLLFPFLWRS, encoded by the coding sequence ATGCTCAAAGACTTCCGCTTGGAATGGCGGCAGCGTGCAGCGCTGAACGGCATGCTGCTCTATGTGGGCAGCACAGTGTTTGTGTGTTTTCTGAGCTTCTCACTCAAGGGTGGCACGCCACCAGCACCCGCCTGGAACGCACTGTTCTGGATTATCCTGCTTTTCTCGGCGGTGAATGCCGTAGCCAAAGGTTTTCTGCAAGAAAGTCGGGGCCGCATGCTCTACTACTACACGCTGGTGCCCCCGCAGGCCGTGATTTTAGCGAAAATAGCGTACAACGCGCTGCTGTTGCTTGGCTTGGCACTTGTTGGTCTTGCGCTCTACGTGCTGGTGCTTGGCAACCCGGTGCAGGATACCACGCTTTTTGTGGGCAATGTGGCCCTTGGGGCCCTCGGGTTTGCTTCTACACTCACCTTGGTTTCGGGCATTGCGGCCAAGGCGGCCAACAGCAACACCTTGATGGTCGTGCTTGGCTTCCCGCTGATGATTCCGATGCTGTTGCTTCTTATTAAGGTATCTAAAAACGCGCTGGATGGTCTCGAGTTTGAAGCCAGCCAAAGTGCTCTATTGACGCTGGTAGCTCTGAACCTGATTGTAGTAGCAGTGTCGTATTTGCTGTTTCCTTTTTTGTGGCGGAGCTGA
- a CDS encoding cytochrome c maturation protein CcmE domain-containing protein, translated as MKKAHILAIAVIAVAIGIIMSAAGDASVYVSFKEARERATEGNMTKVHVVGRLPRDNQKNIVGLEYNPVLDPNYFAFTLVDTNRVAQRCIYFNPKPQDFDKSEQVVITGAMRNDIFVADKILLKCPSKYVEKDIKGATAAVN; from the coding sequence ATGAAAAAAGCACACATTCTGGCTATTGCCGTCATTGCTGTAGCCATTGGCATCATCATGAGCGCTGCCGGAGACGCCAGCGTCTATGTGTCGTTCAAGGAAGCTCGTGAGCGGGCAACCGAAGGCAACATGACCAAGGTGCACGTGGTAGGCCGCCTGCCGCGCGACAACCAGAAGAACATTGTAGGGCTGGAATATAACCCGGTTCTCGACCCCAATTACTTTGCTTTTACGCTGGTTGACACCAACCGGGTTGCGCAGCGCTGCATCTATTTCAACCCCAAGCCCCAAGACTTCGACAAGTCGGAGCAGGTGGTGATTACTGGGGCTATGCGCAACGACATCTTCGTGGCCGACAAAATTCTGCTGAAGTGCCCGTCTAAGTACGTGGAGAAAGATATCAAAGGCGCTACGGCGGCCGTCAATTAA